The DNA region CGACGAAGCCGTCCAGAGGGTGACGACGAGGCCGATGGTCAGCAAGGCCTGGTTGCGCTGGGCCAGCACTTCCTGCACGACCGGCCGCATCACGTCGCGCACCACCTGCGGCGCGTACTCCAGGACGCGATGCGCCAGTGCGGCGGCGTCCCCCGGGTCGCCCACATAGCCCGCCGTGGCCGACAGCAACAATAGCAACGGGAACATCGCCAGCACCGACGAGAACGCCATACTGCCTGCCTGGTTGGCACTTTGATGCAAGATGTAATTTCTCACGGCCCGTAAGGCAATACCCAGGCCGGGGAAGGCGAGTGCCGACTCCCGGGCACGGAGCGCCAGTTGCTTCCACTTATGCATCGCCGCCATCTTCTCTGAATCTCTTGACTGCCTCTGAAACGCCCGCTCGCCCGCTGCGGTGGGCCATTGCAGAGGGCCTGAAGCACTGTGCCGCAGCAGGGCCGGTACCGCTGTAGGACGCCGCTCCCTACGCGCGGGCCGGACCAAAGTTGTTTCCTGCGGGAGTCACCGGTGTGTCAAATGACATAGCGCACCCCCGCTTGGCGGGCACAATGCGCGGTCTTCCCAAGACTGTTGCATGTCCCCTCACTCCACGCGTACCTCTCCACAGATTCTTTTGGTCGATGATTCCGCTGATGCCGCGGAGTTGATGTCCATGGCCCTCGAACAGGAGGGCTACTCCATCGCCACCGTCGCTGGAGGGGCAGAGGCCCTCGCATACCTCGATCGGAACGTGCCCCCGGTCTGCATGTTCATCGACTACGACATGCCGGGCATGAACGGCATGGAACTGGCCCAGGCGGTGCGCCAGCGCTACGGGGACGACATCGTGTTGATCGCCATCACGGGCTCCTTCGATGTCGAGCGCCAACGCATGCAGACATTCCTCGACTTCGTCGATCACCATTTCTGGAAGCCTGTGGACTGGAAGCGGCTCATGGCCGTCATCGCATCGCTGCGCGAGTGACGGCGCGGTCATCCACGGGCAGGGCCGGGGTCAGCGTGCCGGTGGCAGCGGTATGGCGGGGGCGTCCGATCCGGTCGCGGACCGCGCTCCGGGCACGTAAGGGCTCTCCTCACCGCCGGCACCTGAGAGAAGCCAGCCGCCCAACGTGACCAGGGCCGACAGCGCCAACGAAGCGAGGATGATCCAGACCGCTCTGCGTCTGTCCTGTCCGGCAGGCACCTGCCGGGGATGGATGGGCGGGTCCGAGCGCTCGATGCGCGACTCTGCAGAGGGAATGGGGGGCATGGTGTTCTCCTGGGGTTCACGGTCCACGCTACGGAGCGCGCAGGGGCCCGTCCGTCGGACTGCGCGCCCTGAAACCCGAAGAATGGACAGCACGGGAGGTATGGAGGGCAGGGCTGCCGGACTACGCTGCCATCGTCCGGCGCCTACCTCCGGCGCCCGTGTCTGCGCCCAGATTGGAAGCACGTCGCCGGGGTGCTACCCGTGCACGGCCTCTTCCAACCTTCCAGGAGATTCTCATGGTCACGCAACTCGATTCCCCCGACGGACGGCCCCGCAACGATCCCGACCGGCCTTCACCTGACCTGGTGGAGACCGATACCGCCAGCAAGGAGAAGCTGCCCGGCTACGGCCAGGATGCGGGCCGTCGACCCGCGCCGGCCTACACGCCCGAGGAGGCCCCGCCGGAGCGCGGATCTGACAAGCCGGACGCGGCCATTTGAGCGCGTGCGGGCGACCTGCCGGGTGCCACGCCGTGCAGCCCGAGGAGACGGACAACCGTTCCCGGCCCATGTTTCGCTGAGCGCGGTTCAGGCCCAGCCGCTGAATGGGCAGGCCTGGTTGCGGCCGTTTTGCTTGGCTTCGTAGAGGGCGCGGTCCGCACGTGCCAGCAGGGTCGCGGGATCGTCTTCCGACTGGGGCGTGGCAGCCGACACGCCGATGCTGGCCGTCACCGTCCTGTGGGCCCAGGAGGATGCCTGCAAGGCCGTGCGCACTTTTTCGGCGACCTGCATGGCGGCGCGCAGGTCCGCCCCCGGCAGCAGCACGGCGAACTCCTCTCCGCCGAAGCGCGCGACGATGTCACTGTGCCGCACGCAGTCGCGCAGCAGGCGAGCCGTCTGCATCAGCACGGCGTCACCGGCCGGGTGGCCGAACTCGTCGTTGATGCGCTTAAAGTGGTCCAGATCGGCCATCAGCAGGGAGAGCGGCGCCTGGTCGGCAGCGTGGCGCCGCCACAGCTCACGCAGGCTGCGGTCGAAGGCGCGCCGGTTGCCTATGCCGGTCAGTCCATCTGTGTGTCCCTGCATTTCGAGATCGGCCACGGCCTGGCGAAGCTCCATTTGCGCCACGGCCTGCCGGGCCAGTGATTTGAGCGCCCGGCGCTCGTCCAGGGTCAGCCTGCGGGGTTGGTGGTCCACGATGCAGATGGTCCCGAGCGCGACGCCGCTCGGCGTCACCAGGGGCGCGCCGGCATAGAAACGGATGCCCGGAGGCCCCGTGACCAGGGGGTTGGTGGCGAAGCGGCCGTCATGTGTGGCATCGGGCACTTCCATGAGCGTGTCGGGTGTCAGGATCGCGTGGGCGCAGAACGACATGTCGCGCGGCATGTCGTCCGCCTGCAGCCCTTGGCGCGCCTTGAAAACCTGGCGGTGCTGGTCGACGAGCGTGATGAAGGCCATGGGCGCGTGGCAGACCGCTGCCGCCAGCGTGGCCAGGTCGTCGAAGGCTTGTTCGGTGCCGGCATCCAGGGTCTGGTAATCCGCCAGCAGGCGAAGGCGCTCCGCCTCGTTGTAGGGCGGTGCCGCGGGTACCGTGCCAGGCGTGGGCGGCGCGGCCGGTGCGCTGTGGCGGTCATGGAAATGCGTGGTCATCTTGTTGCGCTCCCGTGGGTCCCTGAACAAGAGAGGCTGCTGACGGCAGTGCACTGCGCCGGCAGGGCAGAGGGGCCGAAGGTCCGGCCGGAACCACCTTCGGGCAATGATAGCGAGGCTGGGCGCAGCCGGCACGCCCCGCTGTAGCCCGTCGCCGCGCCAAGGCGCAGGATCAGGCCGGGGCAGCCAGGCCCTGCAGCACCAGGTGGCAGATCAGCTCCTGCGCCTGATCGTAGTCCCGCTCGGTGAGGGCCGGTTTGCCCAGCAGCAGCGCGAACTGCGCCTGCTGGTCTGCATAGGCCTGTGTGACCGACCAGATGATGAACATCAGGTGCGTGAAGTTCACCCGCGCGATGCGGCCTTCGCGGGCCCACCGTTCAAAGGTCCGTACGTCCTTCTTGAGCACAGGGCCGACGCGCTCCGCAATGACCTGGCCGTAGCGCGGCGCTCCCGCGATGACCTCCTTGGCGAAGACCTTGGCCGCATTCGGGTGCTCGAGCGAGGAGCGCAGCTTGGCACGGATGTACCGCTGCAGCGCTTCGTGCGGATCGTCCCCATGCGACATCTCTTCCATGCCGGCTAGCCACTGGGTCAGCACATCGTCGAGCACGCGCTGGTACAGAGCCTCCTTGCTGGGAAAGTAGTACAGCAGGTTGTGCCGGCTCAGCCCGGCGGCGGCGGCGATGCTTTCCAGCGATGCGCCTTCAAAGCCGAACTGGGCAAACTGGCTCTCGGCCTCGGCCAGGATGCTGCGCTCCTTCTTCTGCCGGGCGGCGCTGGGCCCACGGTGGGGGGACGGGCGCGCCACCGCTTCCTCAGGTGTGTCGGCGCTGGTGCGCGGCTGCACGGCGGCGGGGCGGGTGGAAGGGCGGGAAGACGGTCTGACGGATCGCATCGCACCATTGTGGAACGAACGGAGGGCTGCAAGCTGGCACGCGGCTTGCAGTCGGGGATTTTACCGATTGGTAAATTTTGACCAGTTGGTAAATTGACCGACCAACAGGGGCCCGGCACGCCGGTGACACCCACAACACAGCGAGGACCACGATGACCCCTCCGCCAGCAGTGTTCCGGCCATTCCAGGCCCTCCCGGGCGCCACCCTCCGCCCTGGCGCCAGCAGCGATGCGGCGGCGCCTGTCCGCCGCCCCTGGATGCGGCCCCCGCGCAAACGGGCCTGATGGCCCCGGCGGGGTGCGTTCGCGCCCGCCGCCTCTCCGCTCTCCTTTTTCCCGCTTTCTTTCCCACTGCCGGAGGATTTCCGATGGAAGCTACCGCAAGCCGCGCCTGCGGCATTCATGCTGCACGCCTGAACCTCGCCGAGTACGCCGCGAACTTCAGCGATGCCCACCCGCCGCTGACGCGGCCCCAGGCCCTGATCGAGGCCGAGCGCTGCTATTACTGTTTCGATGCGCCGTGCGCTGCTGCGTGTCCGACCAGCATCGACATTCCCTCGTTCATCCACCGCATCGCGCAGGGCAACGAGCGCGGCGCGGCGCGGGCCATCTTGGAGGCGAATCCGCTGGGCGGCATGTGCGCCCGGGTATGCCCCACGGAAGTGCTGTGCGAACAGGCCTGCGTACGCAACTCCAACGAAGACAAGCCGGTGGAGATCGGTGCTCTGCAGCGCCATGCAACCGACGCCTACTTCGCCCAGCCCGGTGCTCCGCTGTTCACGCGGGCCGCGCCCACCGGCCGCCGAGTCGCGGTGGTCGGCGCTGGCCCGGCGGGCCTGGCCTGCGCACATGGCCTGGCGCTGCGCGGGCACGATGTGGTGCTGTTCGAGGCCCGCCCCAAGCTGGGCGGCCTGAACGAGTATGGCCTGGCGAGCTACAAGACCACCGGCGGCTTCGCCCAGAAGGAGGTCGAGTGGTTGCTGTCCATCGGCGGCATCGAGGTGCGCTGCCAGCAGGTGCTGGGCCGCGACATCACGGTGGACGGCCTGCTTCAGGCCTACGACGCCGTTTTCCTGGGGCTGGGCCTGGCGGGTGTGAACGCCCTGGGCATCACCGAGCCGCAGGTGGACGGTCTGCGCAACGCGGTGGACTTCATCGCCGACATCCGCCAGGCGGGGGACCTGTCGAAGGTGCCGGTGGGCCGCCGCGTACTGGTGATCGGCGGCGGGATGACGGCCGTGGACGCCGCCGTGCAGGCCCGCAAGTTGGGCGCCGAAGAGGTGACGATGGTGTACCGCCGGGGCGCCGAATCCATGTCTGCATCGGTGGACGAGCAGCAATGGGCGCAGACCAATGGCGTGGCGATTCACCACTGGGCGGCTCCACAGGAGCTTCTGTGCGAGGGGGGCGCGGTGACCGGCATGCGCTTTGCCGCCACGGCGCAGCAAGATGGCCGGCTGGTCGAGACGGGGGAAACCTTCACGCTGCCGGCCGACATGGTGCTCAAGGCCATCGGCCAAAGCTACATGCCGGAGTATGCCGGCCCGTCCATCGCCTTGCAGTCCGGCCGAATTGCCGCCGATGCCGAAGGGCGCACCAGCTTGCCCCGCGTCTGGGCGGGCGGCGATTGCCGCGCCGGCGGGCGCGACCTGACCGTGGAGGCGGTCGAGCACGGCAAGGTGGCCGCCGCGGCGATCAGCGAGGCGCTGTTGCGCGCCTGACTCCACCCCCGACCACGCAAGGGAGCACTCCATGGCAGACATCCGCAGCAATTTCCTGGGCATCCGCAGCCCCAACCCGTTCTGGCTGGCCTCGGCCCCGCCCACCGACAAGGAGATCAACGTCACCCGCGCATTCGAGGCCGGTTGGGGTGGCGTGGTCTGGAAGACCCTGGGCGAAGACCCGCACGTGGTCAACGTGAACGGCCCGCGCTACTCCACGCTGCTGTCGCAGGACCGGCGCGTGATCGGGCTCAACAACATCGAGCTGATCACCGACCGGCCGCTGCAGACCAACCTGGAGGAGATCCGCCGCGTCAAGCGCAATTGGCCTGACCGGGCCATGATCGTCTCGCTCATGGTGCCGTGCGAGGAAGAAAGCTGGAAGCGCATCCTGCCCATGGTGGAAGACACGGGCGCCGACGGCATCGAACTGAACTTCGGCTGCCCGCACGGCATGAGCGAGCGCGGCATGGGTGCGGCCGTGGGCCAGGTGCCCGAGTACATCCAGATGGTGACGGCCTGGTGCAAGCACTACAGCCGCCTGCCCGTCATCGTGAAGCTCACGCCCAACATCACGGATGTGCGGCACCCTGCGCGGGCCGCCAAGGCGGGCGGGGCCGACGCGGTGTCGCTCATCAACACCATCAACTCCATCATGGGCGTGGACCTGGAGCGCATGGCCATGAGCCCGTCGACCGATGGGCAGGGCTCGCATGGCGGCTACTGCGGCCCGGCCGTCAAGCCCATTGCCCTGAACATGGTGGCTGAGATCGCGCGCGACGCGCAGACGGCAGGCCTGCCCATCAGCGGCATTGGCGGCATCACCACCTGGCGCGACGCGGCAGAGTACATCGCGCTGGGCTGCGGCACCGTGCAGGTGTGCACGGCCGCCATGGTGTACGGCTTCAAGATCGTGCAGGACATGTGCGACGGGCTGTCCAACTTCATGGACGCCCACGGCTACGACGGCATCGACGACTTCCGCGGGCAGGCCGTGCCGACGGTGAAGGATTGGAAGCAGCTCAATCTCAACCACATCGACAAGGCGGTCATCCACCAGGAGGCCTGCATCCAGTGCGGCCGCTGCCATGTGGTGTGCGAGGACACGTCGCACCAGGCCATCACGTACACGAACGCGGGCGGGGTGCGCAAGTTCGAGGTGAACGAAGCCGAGTGCGTGGGCTGCAACCTGTGCGTGTCGATCTGCCCGGTGCCCGAATGCATCACGATGCGCAGCCTTGCGCCCGGGGAGGTGGACGCCCGTACCGGCAAGGTGGTGACGGGCGAGTACGCCAACTGGACGACGCACCCCAACAACCCGCAGCGCACCGCGCCTGCCGTCACGGCCGCCTGACGCCGCCGGCGATTTCTCACCATCACTCAGTCCACGACAGGAGCGACGACATGATGAACAGTTCAGGCGGTGCTGCACCGCTCGCAGCACCTGCGCCCGGCCAGGGGCGCACACAGGATGCATCGCTGGCCAACGACGACCTGCTGCCCACCACTGCCGCGCAGCGGCACTGGGCTTGGAAGGACTATGCGGCCCTGTGGGTGGGCATGGTGGTGTGCGTGCCCACGTACACCATGGCCAGCTCCATGCTGGACCAGGGCTTCTCCTGGCAGATGGCGGTGTGGCTGGTCTTTCTGGCCAACTGCATCGTGCTGGTGCCCATGGTGCTGATCGGCCGCGTCGGACCGAAGTACGGCGTGCCCTTTCCGGTGCTGGCGCGGGCCTCGTTCGGGGTGAAGGGCGCCAATCTGCCGGCGGTGCTGCGGGGCCTGGTGGCCTGCGGCTGGTTCTCCATCAATTGCTACTTTGGCGCGCTCGCGCTGCATGGGTTCCTGAACATTCTGGGCCTGGGGCTCGCCGGTCCGGCGGACGGGCAAACGATCAGCACCTCGCAGTTCATGTGCTTCCTGGCATTCTGGGCGGTGCACATCTGGTTCATCTGGAAGGGGCCGGAGTCGATCCGCAAGCTGGAGGTGATCGCCGCCCCGCTGATGGTGGCGGCATCCATCCTGCTGGTCGTGGTGCTGCTCATGCGCGTACCGCCCAGCCAGTTGTTCAACCTGCCGGCCAAGGTGGTCGAGGGCGGGCCCAAGACCTGGGCGGCGCTGACCGGCCTGGTGGGCTTCTGGGCCACGCTGGCGCTGAATATTCCCGATTTCACGCGCTTTGCCCGGTCGCAGAAGGACCAGGTGCTGGGCCAGGCGATCGGCCTGCCCATCCCCATGGCGCTGTTCTCGATGGTGGGCGTCATCGGCTTCTCGGCCTCGGCCATCCTGTATGGCAAGGCGCAGCTGTTCCCGGATGGATTGCTCACGCAGATGGGCAGCGTGGCCGCCGGCCTGGGTCTGCTGGTGATCCTGCTGGCCAACCTGACGACCAACGTGGCGGCCAACCTGGTGTCGCCCTCGTATGACTTCAGCCAGATCGCGCCTTCGAAGATCAGCTTTCGCATGGGCGGCGTGATCGCGGCGTTGCTCGGCCTGCTGTTTATGCCCTGGAAGCTGCTGGCCACGTCCGGCAGCTACCTGTTCGTCTGGCTGGGCGGCTACGGCACCCTGTTGGGCGCCATCGCCGGCATCCTGCTGGTGGACTACTACCTGGTGCGCAGGACACAGCTGAAGGTGGACGACCTGTACTGCCGCGGCGGTGACTATGAATACACCAACGGCTGGAACCTGCACGCACTCGTCGCCTTCCTGCTGGGCGTGCTGCCCTGCCTGCCGGGCTACCTGGCCGTGTCGGGCGTGGTGGACAAGGCCGGCATGCCCGCCATCTGGCTCACGCTGTTCGATTCGGGCTGGTTCTTCAGCCTGGCCGTGGCAGGGCTGTACTACTTCGTGACCGCCAAAAAGCGGTGACGGTTCCCATCCCTTTCCAAGGAAATGCCATGACCCAAGCCCTTCTGATACGCGGCGGCACCGTGGTGAATGCCGACCGCGAGGAGCGCGCCGACGTGCTCTGCGTGGATGGCCGCATCGCAGCGGTGGGCGACGGCGCCGCCGCCCAGGCGCCCGCCGGTGCGCAAACGCTGGACGCCGGCGGCCAGTACGTGCTGCCCGGCGGCATCGACCCGCACACGCACATGCAGCTGCCGTTCATGGGCACCGTCACCATGGACGACTTCTTCACCGGCACGGCGGCCGGGCTGGCGGGCGGCACCACCAGCATCATCGACTTCGTGATCCCCGACCCGCAGGAGCCGCTGCTGGACGCCTACCGCAAGTGGCGCGGCTGGGCGGAGAAGTCGGCGGCCGACTATTCCTTCCACGTCGCCGTCACCTGGTGGAGCCAACAGGTCCATGCCGACATGGCGACCCTGGTGCAGGAAGAGGGCGTGAACAGCTTCAAGCACTTCATGGCCTACAAGAACGCCATCATGTGCGACGACGAGACGCTGGTGAACAGCTTCAAGCGCGCGCAGGAGCTGGGTGCCATGCCCACGGTGCATGCCGAGAACGGCGAGCTGGTCTACCTGCTGCAGCAGGAGGTCGCCAAGATGGGCATCACGGGGCCCGAGGGCCATCCGCTGTCGCGTCCCCCCATGGTCGAAGCCGAGGCCGCCAACCGCGCCATTGCCATTGCCGACGTCCTGGGCGTGCCCATCTACGTCGTGCACGTGAGCTGCATGGAGTCCGCCGACGCCATCGCCCGCGCCCGCGCGCGCGGGCAGCGGGTCTACGGCGAGGTGCTGGCCGGCCATCTGCTGGTGGACGACAGCGTCTACCGCGACCCGGACTTCGCCACGGCCGCCGGCTATGTGATGAGCCCGCCGTTCCGCTCCCGTGCCGGCGGGCACCAGGAGGCGCTCTGGCGCGGCCTGCAGTCGGGCCAGCTGCACACCACGGCCACCGACCACTGCACCTTCTGCGCTGCGCAGAAGGCCATGGGCCGCGACAACTTCGCCAAGATTCCCAACGGCACCGGTGGCGTGGAAGAGCGCATGGCAGCCATCTGGGACGGCGGCGTGAACACAGGACGCCTTACGCCCAGCGAATTCGTGGCCATCACCTCGGCCAACGCCGCCAAGCTGTTCAACATCTATCCGCGCAAGGGTTTCATCGGTGCAGGGGCCGATGCCGACCTGGTGGTGTGGGACCCGCAGGGCACCAAGACCTTCTCGGCCCAGACGCAGCACAGCAAGGGCGACTTCAACATCTTCGAAGGGCGTACCGTGCGCGGCATCCCCAGCCACACCATCAGCCAGGGGCGCGTGGCGTTCGCCAACGGCGACCTGCGTGCGGAGCCGGGCCGCGGCCGTTACCTCAAGCGCCCGGCCTTCGGCCCCCAATTCCAGGCCGTACAAAAGCGTGCGCAGGATCTGGCGCCTACCGCGGTCGCACGCTGACCTTTCTTTTGCAGGAGCAAGACATGGACACCCCCGTGAAGACCGACATCAGCCAACTGCGCGTGAACGGCGAGCGCCTGTGGGCCTCGCTCATGGAGCTGGCGCAGATCGGTGCCACCCCCAAGGGCGGCGTGTGCCGCCTCACGCTCACCGACCTCGACAAGCAGGGGCGTGATCTGGTCACCCGCTGGGCGCGCGAGGCCGGCATGACGGTCACCATCGACCAGATCGGCAACGGCTTCATGCGCCGCGCGGGGCGCAACAACAGCCTGCCGCCCATCATGACCGGCAGCCACATAGACACCCAGCCCACGGGCGGCAAGTTCGACGGCAACTACGGCGTGCTGGCCGGCATCGAGGTGGTGCGCACGCTGAACGACCACGGCATCGAGACCGAGGCACCGATCGAGGTGGCGTTCTGGACCAACGAGGAAGGCAGCCGCTTCGTGCCCGTGATGATGGGCTCGGGCGTGTTCGCCAAGGCCTTCACGCTGGAACACGCCTATGCCGCCACCGACACCGACGGCAAGACGGTCAAGGGCGAGCTGGAGCGCATCGGCTACGTGGGCGAACAGGTGCCAGGGGAGCATCCCATCGGCGCCTACTTCGAGACCCACATCGAGCAGGGTCCGGTGCTGGAGGACAACGACAAGACCATCGGCGTGGTGACGGGGGTGCTGGGCATCCGCTGGTACGATTGCACCGTCACCGGCATGGAGGCCCACGCAGGCCCTACGCCCATGGCGCTGCGCAAGGACGCTCTGCAGGTGGCTGCGCAGCTGATGCAGGAGGTCGTGGCCTGTGCCCACCGGCACCCGCCGCACGGACGCGGCACGGTAGGCATGGTGCAGGTGCATCCCAACAGCCGCAACGTGATCCCAGGGCAGGTCAAGTTCAGTATCGATCTGCGCAACGCCACCGATGCCGACTGCGACAGCATGGACCAGGACATCCGCGCTGTGGCCGCGAAGCTGTCGCAAGACTCGGGGCTGCCCATCCAGATCGATCTGGTCTCCAACTACCCCGCACAGCCGTTCCATGCCGAATGCGTGGAGGCCGTCGGCCGGGCGGCGGAGAAGCTGGGCTACTCCCACATGCCGGCCGTCTCCGGCGCCGGTCATGATGCTGTGTACATGGCGCGGCTGGCACCGTCCGGCATGGTCTTCATTCCCTGCAAGGACGGCATCAGCCACAACGAGATCGAGGATGCCCAACCGGAGCACATCACCGCCGGCTGCAATGTGCTGCTCCACGCCATGCTGGAGCGGGCCGGCACGTGAGGACGTGGGGCGATGCCTCTGCGGGCGCGGGACCGGGGCGTCCGCTGGGCGGTCTGCGATGTCGCTGCCGTGGAGCGGGCGAGCCGCCGGCAGCGGCGCTGGCGCCCCGCCCGCCACGGCGCCCTCGCCGCTGCGTTGCCCCTGAAAATGCCGCCGATCCGCTCCCAAAGATGTCCGAGGCCCAGGTTGCGGAAAAGCCGCCCGGCGGCTGTTACAGCAACCCCCCCACGGTAGGGTTGTAGGTGCGTGGGGCCATGCCTACCGTGCAGGGCTTTGTGTTTCTCAGAATTTAAATCCTCTGCTGCCATGACGATCCTTTCGAACCTGACCGCCACCTGCGCAACCTCCTCTTTCCTGCGGCCCGCGCGCCTGTCCGTTCTGGCCGCGGCCTGTGCCGCCGTGCTGCTGACG from Paracidovorax wautersii includes:
- a CDS encoding sensor domain-containing diguanylate cyclase; this translates as MTTHFHDRHSAPAAPPTPGTVPAAPPYNEAERLRLLADYQTLDAGTEQAFDDLATLAAAVCHAPMAFITLVDQHRQVFKARQGLQADDMPRDMSFCAHAILTPDTLMEVPDATHDGRFATNPLVTGPPGIRFYAGAPLVTPSGVALGTICIVDHQPRRLTLDERRALKSLARQAVAQMELRQAVADLEMQGHTDGLTGIGNRRAFDRSLRELWRRHAADQAPLSLLMADLDHFKRINDEFGHPAGDAVLMQTARLLRDCVRHSDIVARFGGEEFAVLLPGADLRAAMQVAEKVRTALQASSWAHRTVTASIGVSAATPQSEDDPATLLARADRALYEAKQNGRNQACPFSGWA
- a CDS encoding NCS1 family nucleobase:cation symporter-1; this encodes MMNSSGGAAPLAAPAPGQGRTQDASLANDDLLPTTAAQRHWAWKDYAALWVGMVVCVPTYTMASSMLDQGFSWQMAVWLVFLANCIVLVPMVLIGRVGPKYGVPFPVLARASFGVKGANLPAVLRGLVACGWFSINCYFGALALHGFLNILGLGLAGPADGQTISTSQFMCFLAFWAVHIWFIWKGPESIRKLEVIAAPLMVAASILLVVVLLMRVPPSQLFNLPAKVVEGGPKTWAALTGLVGFWATLALNIPDFTRFARSQKDQVLGQAIGLPIPMALFSMVGVIGFSASAILYGKAQLFPDGLLTQMGSVAAGLGLLVILLANLTTNVAANLVSPSYDFSQIAPSKISFRMGGVIAALLGLLFMPWKLLATSGSYLFVWLGGYGTLLGAIAGILLVDYYLVRRTQLKVDDLYCRGGDYEYTNGWNLHALVAFLLGVLPCLPGYLAVSGVVDKAGMPAIWLTLFDSGWFFSLAVAGLYYFVTAKKR
- a CDS encoding TetR/AcrR family transcriptional regulator, producing the protein MRSVRPSSRPSTRPAAVQPRTSADTPEEAVARPSPHRGPSAARQKKERSILAEAESQFAQFGFEGASLESIAAAAGLSRHNLLYYFPSKEALYQRVLDDVLTQWLAGMEEMSHGDDPHEALQRYIRAKLRSSLEHPNAAKVFAKEVIAGAPRYGQVIAERVGPVLKKDVRTFERWAREGRIARVNFTHLMFIIWSVTQAYADQQAQFALLLGKPALTERDYDQAQELICHLVLQGLAAPA
- a CDS encoding NAD(P)-dependent oxidoreductase; this encodes MEATASRACGIHAARLNLAEYAANFSDAHPPLTRPQALIEAERCYYCFDAPCAAACPTSIDIPSFIHRIAQGNERGAARAILEANPLGGMCARVCPTEVLCEQACVRNSNEDKPVEIGALQRHATDAYFAQPGAPLFTRAAPTGRRVAVVGAGPAGLACAHGLALRGHDVVLFEARPKLGGLNEYGLASYKTTGGFAQKEVEWLLSIGGIEVRCQQVLGRDITVDGLLQAYDAVFLGLGLAGVNALGITEPQVDGLRNAVDFIADIRQAGDLSKVPVGRRVLVIGGGMTAVDAAVQARKLGAEEVTMVYRRGAESMSASVDEQQWAQTNGVAIHHWAAPQELLCEGGAVTGMRFAATAQQDGRLVETGETFTLPADMVLKAIGQSYMPEYAGPSIALQSGRIAADAEGRTSLPRVWAGGDCRAGGRDLTVEAVEHGKVAAAAISEALLRA
- a CDS encoding Zn-dependent hydrolase, with translation MDTPVKTDISQLRVNGERLWASLMELAQIGATPKGGVCRLTLTDLDKQGRDLVTRWAREAGMTVTIDQIGNGFMRRAGRNNSLPPIMTGSHIDTQPTGGKFDGNYGVLAGIEVVRTLNDHGIETEAPIEVAFWTNEEGSRFVPVMMGSGVFAKAFTLEHAYAATDTDGKTVKGELERIGYVGEQVPGEHPIGAYFETHIEQGPVLEDNDKTIGVVTGVLGIRWYDCTVTGMEAHAGPTPMALRKDALQVAAQLMQEVVACAHRHPPHGRGTVGMVQVHPNSRNVIPGQVKFSIDLRNATDADCDSMDQDIRAVAAKLSQDSGLPIQIDLVSNYPAQPFHAECVEAVGRAAEKLGYSHMPAVSGAGHDAVYMARLAPSGMVFIPCKDGISHNEIEDAQPEHITAGCNVLLHAMLERAGT
- the preA gene encoding NAD-dependent dihydropyrimidine dehydrogenase subunit PreA, yielding MADIRSNFLGIRSPNPFWLASAPPTDKEINVTRAFEAGWGGVVWKTLGEDPHVVNVNGPRYSTLLSQDRRVIGLNNIELITDRPLQTNLEEIRRVKRNWPDRAMIVSLMVPCEEESWKRILPMVEDTGADGIELNFGCPHGMSERGMGAAVGQVPEYIQMVTAWCKHYSRLPVIVKLTPNITDVRHPARAAKAGGADAVSLINTINSIMGVDLERMAMSPSTDGQGSHGGYCGPAVKPIALNMVAEIARDAQTAGLPISGIGGITTWRDAAEYIALGCGTVQVCTAAMVYGFKIVQDMCDGLSNFMDAHGYDGIDDFRGQAVPTVKDWKQLNLNHIDKAVIHQEACIQCGRCHVVCEDTSHQAITYTNAGGVRKFEVNEAECVGCNLCVSICPVPECITMRSLAPGEVDARTGKVVTGEYANWTTHPNNPQRTAPAVTAA
- the hydA gene encoding dihydropyrimidinase — encoded protein: MTQALLIRGGTVVNADREERADVLCVDGRIAAVGDGAAAQAPAGAQTLDAGGQYVLPGGIDPHTHMQLPFMGTVTMDDFFTGTAAGLAGGTTSIIDFVIPDPQEPLLDAYRKWRGWAEKSAADYSFHVAVTWWSQQVHADMATLVQEEGVNSFKHFMAYKNAIMCDDETLVNSFKRAQELGAMPTVHAENGELVYLLQQEVAKMGITGPEGHPLSRPPMVEAEAANRAIAIADVLGVPIYVVHVSCMESADAIARARARGQRVYGEVLAGHLLVDDSVYRDPDFATAAGYVMSPPFRSRAGGHQEALWRGLQSGQLHTTATDHCTFCAAQKAMGRDNFAKIPNGTGGVEERMAAIWDGGVNTGRLTPSEFVAITSANAAKLFNIYPRKGFIGAGADADLVVWDPQGTKTFSAQTQHSKGDFNIFEGRTVRGIPSHTISQGRVAFANGDLRAEPGRGRYLKRPAFGPQFQAVQKRAQDLAPTAVAR
- a CDS encoding response regulator, which codes for MSPHSTRTSPQILLVDDSADAAELMSMALEQEGYSIATVAGGAEALAYLDRNVPPVCMFIDYDMPGMNGMELAQAVRQRYGDDIVLIAITGSFDVERQRMQTFLDFVDHHFWKPVDWKRLMAVIASLRE